In a single window of the Microbacterium sp. SL75 genome:
- a CDS encoding hemolysin family protein — protein MLAAALTLLLGIIVTLAIIAACGFFVAQEFAYMSVDRSRLAAKAEKGDAQAKRVLAITKRTSFMLSGAQLGITVTGLLIGYVAEPLIGESLGTLLGGVGIDPAVSVLIGTIGALLLATVVTMIFGELYPKNLAIASPEPLARALAVPTRIYLLLFGWLITVFDVAANALLRLLRIEPLEDVDESATARDLEAIIEESRVSGDLPDDLSMIIDRILDFPQRDVEHAMIPRSQIDSVTPDTTVGEVRALMSTGHTRYPVIGDEDSPVGVIELIDVLREQPADDAPVASVMRAAVVIPTSMLLPVALDRMRRSRNELACVVDEYGNFDGILTIEDLTEEVIGELSDEHDVEVAEVSADGDDAWTVPGDLHLDELERLLGHDLAESDVETVAGLVIETHGDLPAVGSVIRIDLPERASETVQGLDLERWLAVEVVEVDRHVPSQLKIRLHEVDRDSEPAVEASAIDEEVAR, from the coding sequence ATGCTGGCCGCGGCCCTGACGCTTCTGTTGGGGATCATCGTGACTCTGGCGATCATCGCCGCCTGCGGCTTCTTCGTCGCGCAGGAGTTCGCGTACATGTCCGTCGACCGTTCACGGCTGGCGGCGAAAGCCGAGAAGGGCGACGCTCAGGCGAAGCGCGTGCTCGCCATCACGAAGCGCACCTCGTTCATGCTGTCGGGTGCCCAGCTGGGCATCACCGTCACGGGACTGCTGATCGGCTACGTCGCCGAGCCGTTGATCGGTGAGTCGCTCGGCACCCTCCTGGGAGGGGTGGGCATCGACCCGGCCGTCTCGGTCCTCATCGGCACCATCGGCGCGTTGCTGCTGGCCACCGTCGTCACGATGATCTTCGGCGAGCTGTACCCGAAGAACCTCGCCATCGCCAGCCCGGAGCCTCTGGCCCGCGCGCTCGCGGTGCCCACCCGCATCTACCTGCTGCTGTTCGGCTGGCTCATCACCGTGTTCGACGTCGCCGCCAACGCCCTGCTGAGGCTGCTGCGCATCGAGCCCCTCGAAGACGTCGACGAGAGCGCCACCGCGCGTGACCTCGAGGCGATCATCGAAGAGTCCCGCGTCAGTGGCGACCTTCCCGACGACCTATCGATGATCATCGACCGCATCCTCGACTTCCCGCAGCGCGACGTCGAGCACGCCATGATCCCGCGTTCCCAGATCGACTCGGTCACCCCCGACACCACGGTCGGCGAGGTGCGCGCGCTCATGTCCACCGGTCACACCCGCTACCCCGTGATCGGCGACGAGGACTCCCCCGTCGGCGTCATCGAACTCATCGACGTGCTGCGCGAGCAGCCCGCCGACGATGCCCCCGTGGCATCCGTCATGCGCGCCGCCGTTGTGATCCCGACCTCGATGCTGCTCCCCGTCGCCCTCGACCGCATGCGTCGCTCCCGCAACGAGCTCGCGTGCGTGGTCGACGAGTACGGCAACTTCGACGGCATCCTGACGATCGAAGACCTGACGGAGGAAGTCATCGGCGAGCTGTCCGACGAGCACGACGTCGAGGTCGCCGAGGTCTCGGCCGACGGCGACGATGCCTGGACGGTTCCCGGCGACCTGCACCTCGACGAGCTCGAGCGTCTGCTGGGCCACGACCTCGCCGAGAGCGATGTCGAGACCGTGGCCGGCCTCGTCATCGAGACCCACGGGGATCTGCCGGCGGTCGGCAGCGTCATCCGGATCGATCTGCCCGAGCGCGCGTCCGAGACCGTGCAGGGGCTCGACCTCGAGCGCTGGCTCGCCGTCGAGGTCGTCGAGGTCGACCGGCACGTGCCCTCCCAGTTGAAGATCCGCCTGCACGAGGTGGATCGAGATTCCGAGCCCGCCGTGGAAGCATCCGCGATCGACGAGGAGGTGGCCCGATGA
- a CDS encoding DUF6114 domain-containing protein, whose translation MTSPDLSSSARFRTWRRSRPLMGGVLVALGGVEMFFSGQLDIGQLHIQLGIEGLQATVIPVVLVLLGILLVLMPAHRIFYGVIALAVAVYSLVGVNLGGFLLGMLVSTVGGIVAVSWAPPTASAPRASAPTVEEAESAATGVER comes from the coding sequence ATGACCTCCCCCGACCTCTCCTCGTCGGCGCGCTTTCGAACCTGGCGGCGGAGCCGTCCCCTCATGGGCGGCGTCCTGGTCGCACTCGGCGGCGTCGAGATGTTCTTCTCCGGGCAGCTCGACATCGGGCAACTGCACATCCAGCTCGGGATCGAGGGTCTTCAGGCCACGGTGATTCCGGTGGTTCTGGTGCTGCTCGGCATCCTGCTCGTCCTGATGCCGGCACACCGCATCTTCTACGGTGTCATCGCCCTCGCCGTCGCGGTCTACTCCCTGGTCGGCGTCAATCTCGGTGGCTTCCTGCTCGGGATGCTGGTGAGCACGGTGGGTGGGATCGTGGCCGTGTCGTGGGCGCCGCCGACCGCCTCCGCGCCGCGAGCCTCGGCACCGACCGTCGAGGAGGCGGAGAGCGCTGCCACCGGGGTCGAGCGATGA
- a CDS encoding DUF6230 family protein produces the protein MKFRNLTRSRTGRVALATVPVAAVASLLLTGVAQGAVPVSFAVSGSQFQISASQLEGTGFSQYAGVTSDTAGGQHNVAIANIRSATLADLCQSVVSDTPLGKVGVLITAGGGGAPASASDLQIGMTGLQGDSSFGNIRIGVDASTVNTSAKGTPGDFAQDADTISIAHLKQTAWSTQASVFTLTGMKLELTDGSKTCF, from the coding sequence ATGAAGTTCCGTAACCTGACCCGCTCCCGCACCGGCCGGGTCGCCCTGGCGACCGTGCCCGTCGCCGCCGTCGCGAGCCTTCTTCTCACCGGTGTCGCCCAGGGCGCGGTGCCCGTGTCCTTCGCCGTGTCGGGCAGCCAGTTCCAGATCAGCGCCTCGCAGCTGGAGGGCACCGGCTTCTCGCAATACGCTGGCGTCACCAGCGACACCGCCGGAGGCCAGCACAACGTCGCGATCGCCAACATCCGGTCGGCCACTCTCGCCGACCTCTGTCAGTCGGTCGTCAGCGACACTCCCCTGGGCAAGGTGGGCGTCCTGATCACCGCGGGTGGTGGCGGCGCCCCGGCATCCGCCTCCGACCTGCAGATCGGTATGACGGGCCTCCAGGGCGACTCCTCGTTCGGCAACATCCGCATCGGCGTGGACGCCTCGACGGTCAACACCTCGGCCAAAGGCACCCCGGGGGACTTCGCTCAGGATGCCGACACCATCTCGATCGCACATCTCAAGCAGACCGCGTGGAGCACGCAGGCCTCGGTCTTCACCCTCACCGGCATGAAGCTCGAGCTGACCGACGGCTCGAAGACCTGCTTCTGA
- a CDS encoding TetR/AcrR family transcriptional regulator produces the protein MSSDRRTRLTPDQRRAQLVASGVAFLAEKPLDDLTMEVLSERVGVSRGLVFHYFGSRQGLHREVVITAAAALLEASVPREDLDPRERLDDTLARIVAFVREHRGTFFSLVRGVASGDPEVRSEVDRARDVTAGWVTDGFLELGSGDSPLLRVALRSWVNFAEEVLVELALGTEMPAAEIVAFLSRSAFGVLASVVGEPAGPTPRA, from the coding sequence ATGTCGAGCGACCGTCGCACGCGCCTCACGCCGGATCAGAGGCGCGCCCAGCTCGTCGCCTCGGGTGTCGCGTTTCTCGCCGAGAAGCCGCTCGACGACCTCACGATGGAAGTACTCTCCGAGCGCGTCGGCGTCTCACGCGGCCTTGTCTTCCACTACTTCGGCTCGCGCCAGGGCCTGCACCGAGAGGTCGTGATCACGGCCGCGGCGGCGCTGCTGGAGGCGTCCGTCCCGCGGGAAGACCTCGACCCGCGGGAGCGGCTCGACGACACGCTCGCCCGCATCGTCGCCTTCGTTCGCGAGCACCGGGGCACCTTCTTCTCTCTCGTGCGCGGCGTCGCCTCCGGCGACCCGGAGGTGAGGAGCGAGGTCGATCGCGCTCGAGACGTGACCGCGGGCTGGGTGACCGACGGCTTCCTCGAACTCGGTTCCGGCGATTCCCCTCTGCTTCGAGTGGCCCTGCGCTCGTGGGTGAACTTCGCCGAAGAGGTGCTCGTCGAACTCGCTCTCGGCACCGAGATGCCGGCGGCGGAGATCGTCGCCTTCCTGTCGCGCTCGGCCTTCGGCGTGCTGGCGTCGGTGGTGGGAGAGCCCGCTGGGCCGACGCCACGGGCCTGA
- a CDS encoding ATP-dependent DNA ligase, with amino-acid sequence MGRLIYRDRASFDIDDRILAHLRIVVMNKLRRNEGFMLQLPVNEGVRQASLWIHASNALVMQFYGGREPAIDRALVDQMMHDASGADGLTLTAAGIAPATTAPHRQPIGGR; translated from the coding sequence ATGGGACGTCTTATCTACCGTGATCGCGCGTCGTTCGACATCGACGACCGCATCCTCGCTCACCTCCGCATCGTCGTGATGAACAAGCTCCGCCGTAACGAGGGCTTCATGCTGCAACTGCCTGTCAACGAAGGCGTGCGACAGGCCAGCCTGTGGATCCACGCCTCGAACGCGCTCGTCATGCAGTTCTACGGCGGACGAGAGCCGGCGATCGATCGCGCGCTCGTCGATCAGATGATGCACGACGCCAGCGGCGCCGACGGGCTCACCCTGACCGCCGCGGGAATCGCCCCCGCGACCACGGCCCCGCACCGGCAGCCCATCGGCGGTCGATGA
- a CDS encoding sensor histidine kinase, with amino-acid sequence MRPSPPLKSGSLRRRTIVAVVALVALLLVVLAVVVDVALGARLRGQIEERLRDRAAAAASLVGTVDDADLAERLSDQGLAVRIDSAGGDSVVAGPSPEQLREAPPGGPGGPGAGPGARSTPQPTVSNDVSVIASEVTGDDELVTLRSTLSDGSSLTLTASVAGVDDTLAQVRWIMALSSIGVLVLAAGAVTLVVRRSLRPLDQVSSVARAIGSGERQRRLHPTRSDTEIGRVATALDDMLDDVVGAERAALDAEQRLRAFLSDAAHELRTPVAGIRAAADTLVRADLDGPEREVLAAHVAREAARASRLVDDLLTMARVDRGLELSRTDLDLRALVEAEVGRAPLVHPSLVLRTQTPDAAVPVHADPDRLAQVLSNLIENAARATGGTGTVTVAVAVRGATAVVSVADDGPGVPAADRERIFERLVRLDAARAASGGVGLGLPIARGIARAHGGDVRCVDGGVGARFEVTLPLEG; translated from the coding sequence GTGAGACCCTCGCCCCCGCTGAAGTCGGGATCGCTGCGCCGGCGGACGATCGTGGCGGTGGTGGCCCTGGTGGCGCTGCTGCTGGTCGTGCTCGCCGTCGTCGTCGACGTGGCCTTGGGGGCCCGCCTGCGCGGCCAGATCGAGGAGCGCTTACGGGATCGCGCTGCGGCCGCCGCCTCCCTGGTGGGAACGGTCGATGACGCCGACCTGGCCGAGCGATTGTCCGACCAGGGGCTCGCCGTCCGCATCGACAGCGCGGGGGGCGACTCGGTGGTCGCCGGCCCCAGCCCCGAGCAGTTGCGCGAAGCTCCACCGGGTGGACCCGGAGGCCCCGGCGCCGGTCCCGGTGCCCGTTCCACCCCTCAGCCCACGGTCTCGAACGACGTGAGCGTCATCGCATCCGAGGTCACGGGCGACGATGAGCTCGTGACGCTGCGTTCGACGCTCAGCGACGGCTCGAGTCTGACCCTGACGGCGTCGGTGGCGGGCGTCGACGACACGCTCGCTCAGGTGCGATGGATCATGGCGCTGTCGTCGATCGGCGTCCTCGTGCTCGCGGCAGGCGCGGTCACCCTCGTCGTGCGACGGAGCCTGAGGCCCCTCGATCAGGTGTCGAGCGTCGCTCGCGCGATCGGCTCCGGGGAGCGCCAACGGCGTCTGCACCCCACCCGCTCCGATACCGAGATCGGACGCGTCGCCACCGCCCTCGACGACATGCTCGACGACGTGGTGGGCGCCGAGCGGGCCGCTCTGGACGCCGAGCAGCGCCTGCGGGCGTTCCTGTCGGACGCGGCGCACGAGTTGCGCACGCCGGTCGCCGGCATCCGGGCGGCCGCCGACACGCTCGTGCGCGCCGACCTCGACGGACCCGAGCGCGAGGTGCTCGCCGCGCACGTGGCACGCGAGGCGGCGCGGGCTTCACGCCTCGTCGACGACCTGCTGACGATGGCCCGCGTCGATCGCGGTCTCGAGCTCTCGCGCACGGATCTCGACCTGCGGGCGCTCGTCGAGGCCGAAGTGGGCCGCGCCCCGCTCGTACACCCCTCCCTCGTCCTTCGCACGCAGACTCCGGATGCCGCGGTGCCGGTGCACGCCGACCCCGACCGCCTCGCCCAGGTGTTGTCGAACCTCATCGAGAACGCGGCGCGGGCAACCGGGGGAACCGGCACCGTGACCGTGGCTGTCGCCGTGCGCGGCGCGACCGCGGTGGTGTCCGTCGCCGATGACGGCCCGGGCGTTCCGGCGGCCGACCGCGAGCGCATCTTCGAGCGTCTCGTCCGTTTGGACGCCGCGCGGGCGGCATCCGGCGGGGTCGGTCTCGGATTGCCGATCGCGCGAGGGATCGCGCGAGCGCACGGCGGCGACGTGAGATGCGTCGACGGTGGGGTCGGCGCGCGATTCGAGGTGACGCTACCGCTCGAGGGGTGA
- a CDS encoding response regulator transcription factor, whose product MSLAARVLVLDDDETIRVAVTTALRADGFVAEAAPDGTDLADRLASFRPDLVIIDWMMPGPSGIRLLPIVRATGDTAVIMLTARDEVDDRLRGFAEGADDYVVKPFTMAELVARSGAVLRRRGRLPQTVSVGDLVVDPDAATAHRGGVSLELTATEFRLLHLLAESRGRTLSKAQILTQVWGYEDYDPNLVEVHLSALRRKMEQRGPRLIHTVRGLGYRLSEER is encoded by the coding sequence ATGTCCCTCGCTGCCCGCGTGCTCGTCCTCGACGACGACGAGACGATCCGCGTCGCCGTCACCACGGCTCTGCGCGCCGACGGTTTCGTCGCCGAGGCGGCGCCCGACGGCACGGACCTCGCCGACCGGTTGGCGTCGTTCCGCCCCGACCTCGTGATCATCGACTGGATGATGCCGGGGCCCAGCGGCATCCGGTTGCTCCCGATCGTGCGGGCCACGGGCGACACGGCGGTCATCATGCTGACCGCGCGAGACGAGGTCGATGATCGCCTGCGGGGGTTCGCGGAGGGTGCCGACGACTACGTGGTGAAGCCGTTCACGATGGCCGAGCTCGTCGCGCGCAGCGGCGCGGTGCTTCGGCGGCGCGGAAGGCTGCCGCAGACCGTGTCGGTGGGAGATCTGGTGGTCGATCCGGATGCCGCGACGGCACATCGCGGTGGAGTGTCTCTCGAGTTGACGGCCACGGAGTTCCGGCTGCTGCACCTGCTCGCCGAGAGTCGCGGACGAACCCTCTCGAAGGCGCAGATCCTCACCCAGGTCTGGGGTTACGAGGACTACGACCCCAATCTCGTCGAGGTGCACCTGAGCGCGCTCCGCCGCAAGATGGAGCAGCGTGGACCGCGGCTGATCCACACCGTGCGCGGCCTCGGCTACCGCTTGAGCGAGGAACGGTGA